In Fibrobacter sp. UWB15, the following proteins share a genomic window:
- a CDS encoding transposase, with protein MAKVNYNSETREQVIKLVLKGEKSANQIAKELGIGPNTVGRWVNEYRKEHNLPSYREERRIRKVSVEELATKNRELEKLLKKREKELADEKETVEILKKSLHIFMRPHD; from the coding sequence ATGGCAAAAGTCAACTACAACTCCGAGACAAGGGAACAAGTCATCAAACTGGTCCTGAAAGGCGAAAAGTCCGCAAATCAGATAGCCAAGGAACTCGGAATAGGGCCAAATACGGTCGGTAGGTGGGTAAACGAGTACCGCAAGGAACACAACCTGCCGAGCTATCGCGAGGAACGGCGCATCCGCAAGGTGTCCGTCGAGGAACTCGCCACCAAGAATAGGGAACTGGAGAAGCTCCTGAAGAAACGCGAAAAGGAACTCGCGGACGAGAAGGAGACGGTAGAGATCCTAAAAAAATCCCTGCACATCTTTATGCGACCACACGACTGA
- a CDS encoding UDP-glucose/GDP-mannose dehydrogenase family protein — MNIAIVGTGYVGLVSGTCFAEMGVNVTCVDVNQAKIESLQKGEIPIYEPGLDEMVLRNQREGRLKFTTDLASVLDDVEMVFSAVGTPPDEDGSADLQHVLAVARTFGQNIKKYTVLVTKSTVPVGTAKKVKAAIQQELDKRGVKIPFDVASNPEFLKEGSAITDFMKPDRVVVGVESEQAKELMIRLYRPMMLNNFRVIFTDIPSAEMIKYAANSMLATRISFMNDIANLCELVGADVNMVRKGIGSDTRIGSKFLYPGCGYGGSCFPKDVKALIKTAEKNGYKMGVLKAVEEVNEYQKTVLFKKLAARFGGVENLKGKTIAMWGLAFKPETDDMREATALVLIDLLVKAGAVVRVYDPVAMNECKRRMAGRPDAAAIVKQIVYCNDMYEALLDADALLLVTEWKQFRMPSFGVMKKSMKNALIIDGRNIYDPKELAEAGFEYSAIGC, encoded by the coding sequence ATGAATATTGCCATTGTTGGTACGGGTTATGTAGGCCTTGTGAGCGGCACATGCTTTGCCGAGATGGGCGTCAACGTCACTTGCGTCGATGTGAACCAGGCCAAGATTGAATCCCTCCAGAAGGGCGAAATCCCTATATACGAACCGGGCCTCGACGAGATGGTGCTCCGCAACCAGCGCGAAGGCCGCCTGAAGTTCACGACGGATTTGGCGAGCGTCCTTGACGATGTCGAGATGGTCTTTAGTGCCGTGGGCACGCCCCCTGACGAAGACGGCTCCGCCGACTTGCAGCACGTTCTCGCTGTCGCGCGCACCTTCGGCCAGAACATTAAGAAATACACGGTTCTCGTGACAAAATCGACTGTTCCGGTCGGCACTGCCAAGAAGGTCAAGGCCGCCATCCAACAAGAACTCGACAAGCGCGGCGTCAAGATCCCGTTTGACGTGGCCAGCAATCCGGAATTTCTTAAGGAAGGAAGCGCCATCACGGACTTCATGAAACCCGACCGCGTCGTGGTTGGCGTCGAAAGTGAACAGGCCAAGGAACTCATGATCCGCCTCTACCGTCCGATGATGCTCAACAACTTCCGCGTGATTTTCACCGACATCCCGAGCGCCGAGATGATCAAGTATGCCGCGAACTCCATGCTCGCGACCCGCATCAGCTTCATGAACGACATCGCGAACCTCTGCGAACTCGTGGGCGCCGACGTGAACATGGTCCGTAAGGGCATCGGCAGCGATACCCGTATTGGCTCCAAGTTCCTTTACCCCGGCTGCGGTTACGGCGGAAGCTGCTTCCCGAAGGATGTGAAGGCCCTCATCAAGACCGCCGAGAAGAACGGCTACAAGATGGGCGTTCTCAAGGCTGTTGAAGAGGTGAATGAATACCAGAAAACAGTGCTTTTCAAAAAATTGGCGGCCCGTTTCGGTGGGGTGGAAAATTTGAAGGGCAAGACCATCGCCATGTGGGGCCTCGCTTTCAAGCCCGAGACCGACGACATGCGCGAAGCCACTGCACTCGTGTTGATTGATTTGCTGGTAAAGGCCGGCGCAGTCGTGCGCGTGTATGACCCGGTCGCCATGAACGAATGCAAGCGCAGAATGGCTGGGCGCCCCGATGCCGCGGCAATCGTAAAGCAGATCGTTTATTGCAACGACATGTACGAAGCCTTGCTCGACGCAGACGCTTTGCTGCTCGTCACCGAATGGAAACAGTTCCGCATGCCGAGCTTCGGCGTGATGAAAAAGTCCATGAAGAACGCCCTCATCATCGACGGCCGCAATATCTACGACCCCAAGGAACTCGCCGAAGCTGGATTCGAGTATAGCGCCATTGGGTGCTAA
- a CDS encoding glycosyltransferase, translated as MVDISGRSPVYDIPLCEALHKVLSPEHHLKLLAPNIDPKDVDFDCGRLLNIIPHRLQNSNRIPFRAIKALMIIVNYIGLITHVALRKPDILHLQWLPLIEVSTIEKYFLKILRFIVPKTQLLLTIHNVYPHNSSETSRQIYRERFSKVEPYFDKFIVHLETTKKEFCSAFGISAERVKVLHHGVLAPKGHDTIRRQRSKVLKLIMFGNQSTYKGTDVFVDALTMLPQGYKKKVHALIVGKMYSDYLNKLEEKKNNENIEFIPEYVSDEDLYKYIAHSDIIVLPYREISQSGVLLLALSTKRLIITSDIPSFKETLMGLGENTFFENGNAASLSKLIVKYADNLVDENKQLDAIESLEAKYSWMNVAKKYRAFIDEM; from the coding sequence ATGGTTGACATTTCTGGACGAAGTCCAGTTTACGATATTCCCTTGTGCGAGGCATTACATAAGGTATTGTCTCCGGAGCACCATCTAAAACTGCTAGCACCAAACATCGATCCAAAAGATGTTGATTTTGATTGTGGTAGACTACTCAACATAATCCCCCACAGACTACAAAACAGCAATAGAATTCCATTCCGAGCAATAAAGGCCCTAATGATCATCGTGAACTATATCGGCCTTATAACACATGTTGCCTTAAGAAAGCCGGACATTTTACATTTGCAGTGGTTGCCGCTTATCGAGGTCTCCACCATCGAAAAGTATTTTCTTAAAATTCTACGATTCATCGTACCAAAAACCCAACTGTTATTGACAATCCACAATGTCTACCCACACAATAGCAGCGAAACAAGTAGGCAAATTTACAGAGAACGTTTTTCCAAGGTCGAGCCATACTTTGACAAGTTTATAGTTCACCTAGAAACGACAAAGAAGGAGTTCTGTTCCGCTTTCGGGATTTCGGCAGAGCGAGTCAAGGTTCTCCATCACGGAGTTTTAGCACCCAAGGGGCACGATACGATACGACGCCAACGAAGCAAAGTACTAAAACTTATTATGTTCGGCAACCAAAGTACTTATAAGGGAACCGATGTCTTTGTTGACGCACTGACCATGCTCCCACAGGGATACAAAAAAAAGGTTCACGCCCTGATTGTCGGGAAAATGTATTCTGACTACTTGAACAAACTGGAAGAAAAGAAAAATAACGAGAATATCGAATTCATTCCCGAGTATGTATCCGACGAGGATCTATACAAATACATAGCCCATTCTGATATAATCGTCTTACCCTATCGCGAAATTTCGCAAAGCGGAGTCCTTTTACTTGCGCTGAGCACGAAACGATTGATTATAACTTCGGACATTCCCAGTTTCAAGGAAACTCTTATGGGTTTGGGCGAAAACACTTTCTTTGAAAATGGGAACGCAGCAAGCCTGTCAAAGTTGATTGTAAAGTATGCAGACAACTTGGTTGATGAAAACAAACAACTAGACGCGATAGAAAGCCTTGAGGCCAAGTATTCGTGGATGAATGTCGCTAAAAAATACAGAGCGTTTATTGACGAAATGTAA